A genomic segment from Bacillus cereus G9842 encodes:
- a CDS encoding DUF2515 domain-containing protein, protein MLTWNDYMKIKQNREKKFCTEEEKAIIRNITKKTEIANVDNISRTQSYQEYYLRNSEIRWAFLASMVSRNAGWNMTDLEGRYYATVLPKTVKKHLFLLYEQANWIIFLDAFPQLLLYEESKKRRTPLFHLLQYFSVSIFMEKEWLLFWEKRDMNRLITALIINEQNKIQKPVIESTYFKKHVFHTALFKVQERFHISAVIFPTIEGRMYGFSVYQFETLQQRIELGKKLAWLLFHPIYNGSFYKFAVQTTHTGSREDYEFYSKETRKSCTPALRDSYPVVLHEEIEMRDWFCANMKMNVLFVLEEPKEEVNITEWYRRKREQIYRISIVNRFVKRMDEFMI, encoded by the coding sequence ATGTTGACATGGAATGATTATATGAAAATTAAACAAAATCGAGAAAAAAAGTTTTGTACAGAGGAAGAAAAAGCAATCATTCGCAATATTACAAAGAAAACAGAAATAGCTAATGTGGACAATATTTCTCGGACACAATCTTATCAAGAATATTATTTAAGAAATAGTGAAATCAGGTGGGCCTTTTTAGCGAGTATGGTTTCGAGAAATGCGGGATGGAATATGACCGATTTAGAAGGGAGATATTATGCTACTGTTTTACCTAAAACGGTAAAAAAACATTTATTTCTTCTGTACGAACAAGCTAATTGGATTATTTTCTTAGATGCCTTTCCTCAGCTATTATTGTATGAGGAAAGTAAGAAGAGACGTACACCTCTCTTTCATTTGTTGCAATATTTCAGCGTATCAATTTTTATGGAAAAAGAATGGTTACTTTTCTGGGAGAAAAGAGATATGAATAGGCTTATAACAGCCCTTATTATAAATGAACAAAATAAAATTCAAAAACCAGTCATTGAGAGCACATATTTTAAAAAACATGTATTCCATACTGCACTTTTTAAAGTACAAGAAAGATTTCATATTAGTGCAGTTATCTTCCCAACAATTGAAGGGAGGATGTATGGATTTTCGGTTTATCAATTTGAAACGTTACAACAGCGTATAGAACTGGGAAAAAAATTAGCATGGTTATTGTTTCATCCAATTTATAATGGTTCGTTTTATAAGTTTGCAGTGCAAACTACACATACTGGGTCTAGAGAAGATTATGAATTTTACTCAAAGGAAACTAGAAAATCGTGTACGCCAGCACTTAGAGATAGTTATCCTGTTGTTTTACATGAAGAAATAGAAATGAGAGATTGGTTTTGTGCAAATATGAAAATGAATGTGCTATTTGTACTTGAAGAACCTAAAGAGGAAGTTAATATAACAGAATGGTATAGGAGAAAGAGGGAACAAATCTATAGGATATCTATCGTAAATCGTTTCGTTAAAAGGATGGATGAGTTCATGATATAA
- a CDS encoding YppE family protein: MKNEALIQSSEKLMQYNNEANIKKRELIEYDFYKDMKPFVDMVDEELKKWKELAYTWIKEEKPKYIHVQQIDQVYDNLQTNVLQCFVNKGKGKRFFETHQAISYTLQNIVEQCK, from the coding sequence ATGAAGAATGAAGCATTAATACAGTCTTCAGAAAAACTCATGCAGTATAATAATGAAGCGAATATAAAAAAAAGAGAACTAATCGAATACGACTTTTATAAGGATATGAAACCATTTGTAGACATGGTAGATGAGGAATTAAAGAAGTGGAAAGAATTAGCTTATACGTGGATTAAAGAAGAAAAGCCAAAGTATATACATGTACAGCAAATTGATCAAGTATACGATAATTTACAAACGAATGTGTTACAATGTTTTGTAAATAAAGGTAAAGGTAAACGATTCTTTGAAACACACCAAGCCATTTCGTATACTTTGCAAAATATAGTTGAGCAATGTAAATAA
- a CDS encoding YppF family protein, whose amino-acid sequence MVLGDLKQAFSQKKGYCTENANELLDFARHWYLEGKICISDYRTLIKELEINGATKPTTMTEA is encoded by the coding sequence ATGGTATTAGGGGATTTAAAACAAGCGTTTTCTCAAAAAAAGGGGTATTGCACAGAGAATGCAAATGAATTATTAGACTTTGCGAGACATTGGTATCTCGAAGGAAAAATATGCATTTCAGATTATCGAACATTAATAAAAGAATTAGAAATAAACGGCGCAACAAAACCTACAACAATGACAGAAGCATAA
- a CDS encoding YppG family protein, giving the protein MFQQSNVYQQTNPYAQQNMYQYNTDTYLRYNMYPFEPYYGNQNYYQPFEVSFMNQAQAQQQQPYVNQAQQAQQQQPYVNQAQQSQQQQPYVNQAQQSQAQQPYMNQQQQQPYMNSQYYMPPPSPYANQQAMFYPPKQPYPTQSKQKQQQPSQFSSFVSQFKTSDGNYDVNKMMNTAGQMMNAMNQVTGIVKQVGGFFGK; this is encoded by the coding sequence ATGTTTCAACAATCTAACGTATATCAGCAAACAAATCCATATGCACAGCAAAATATGTACCAATATAATACGGATACATATTTACGGTATAATATGTATCCTTTCGAGCCTTATTATGGAAATCAAAATTATTATCAACCGTTTGAAGTGTCGTTTATGAATCAAGCTCAAGCACAACAGCAGCAACCTTATGTGAATCAGGCTCAACAAGCACAACAGCAGCAACCTTATGTGAATCAGGCTCAACAATCACAACAGCAGCAACCTTATGTGAATCAAGCTCAACAATCACAAGCTCAGCAACCATACATGAATCAACAACAGCAGCAGCCTTATATGAATTCGCAATATTATATGCCACCACCATCGCCCTATGCTAATCAACAAGCGATGTTTTATCCACCAAAACAGCCGTACCCGACGCAGAGTAAACAAAAGCAACAACAGCCAAGTCAGTTTTCTAGTTTTGTTTCTCAATTTAAAACATCCGATGGTAACTATGATGTAAATAAAATGATGAATACAGCTGGACAAATGATGAATGCGATGAATCAGGTGACAGGTATTGTAAAGCAAGTTGGAGGCTTTTTTGGTAAGTAA
- a CDS encoding CotD family spore coat protein: protein MHHCHPCFGGHKPVGPICTTAPVVHPTKQCVTHSFSTTVVPHIFPTHTTHVHHQQIKNQNFFPQTNSNVNVVDPIDPGFGGGCGPCGHGHHHHGHQISPFGPGPNVSPFGPGPNVSPFLPNNVSPVGPNIGPNVGGIFKK, encoded by the coding sequence ATGCATCATTGTCATCCTTGTTTTGGAGGGCATAAGCCTGTAGGACCTATTTGTACAACTGCTCCTGTCGTTCATCCGACGAAACAATGCGTAACACACTCTTTTTCAACAACGGTGGTGCCACACATTTTCCCAACACATACAACACATGTACATCATCAACAAATTAAAAACCAAAACTTCTTCCCACAAACAAATTCAAATGTAAATGTTGTGGACCCAATCGACCCAGGATTCGGCGGTGGATGTGGACCGTGTGGCCATGGTCATCATCACCACGGTCATCAAATATCTCCATTTGGGCCAGGACCGAATGTATCACCGTTTGGACCAGGACCAAATGTATCACCGTTTTTACCAAACAATGTATCACCAGTAGGTCCAAATATCGGACCAAACGTTGGTGGAATATTTAAAAAGTAA
- a CDS encoding DUF1273 domain-containing protein, translated as MKVIAVTGYKPFELGIFKNDHPGVGCIKKALHRKLTTFVEDGLEWVIISGQLGVELWAAEVVFEIQVEYPDLKLAVFTPFLEQEENWKEDNREYYEFILSQADHVDSITKRKYESPEQFKLKNQFFIEKSDALLAVYDEEKPGSPKYIVETAKKKGEIENYHSYFILFSELQDIIEEEQWNNAE; from the coding sequence ATGAAAGTTATTGCAGTAACAGGATATAAGCCATTTGAACTTGGAATATTTAAAAATGATCATCCAGGGGTGGGGTGTATAAAAAAGGCATTACACCGTAAATTAACCACTTTTGTAGAAGATGGTTTAGAATGGGTTATAATAAGCGGCCAGTTAGGTGTAGAATTATGGGCTGCTGAAGTTGTTTTTGAAATTCAAGTAGAATATCCAGATTTAAAATTAGCGGTATTCACTCCGTTTTTAGAACAAGAAGAAAATTGGAAAGAAGATAATCGTGAATATTACGAATTTATTCTTTCTCAAGCAGACCATGTTGATAGTATCACGAAACGGAAGTATGAAAGCCCAGAGCAATTTAAATTAAAAAATCAATTTTTTATTGAAAAAAGTGATGCACTTTTAGCGGTATACGATGAAGAAAAACCAGGAAGTCCCAAATATATTGTAGAAACAGCAAAGAAAAAAGGGGAAATAGAAAATTATCACAGTTATTTCATTCTTTTTTCTGAGTTACAAGATATAATAGAAGAGGAACAGTGGAATAATGCAGAGTAA